One segment of Setaria viridis chromosome 4, Setaria_viridis_v4.0, whole genome shotgun sequence DNA contains the following:
- the LOC117852200 gene encoding uncharacterized protein isoform X3 → MCRCAAVVAFLDAVLVGCLLSCFRPRRRRGSGSGSGRRDALVHRDRAVEVLWDDERGLGRSGKSHEDLTDGGDIDEEALRQECDNMPTNAPATKLASLFEANSSEGCEEHHAPSELDIEDTQHLLGVESVDHSAFLEKSPFQNIQHKLHDCTGSPFVTPLVLRDDMQTPGTVYTSHRGASMSGKRVQTRKQFIYPVLRPIENRVKQMELAEDSSPLLSSNPPKKRNLEEDHVMKPKQTSSNSVAKSGLSKTPPISRQVKEALSPEELLDGGELSKTKSDERNAALSLSHWVKSSSKDVENQGDVKVVAGDQSYDECSFPAERPVFMASDLNWDIENPTPKLHKTFNGNGIPNTTTRYKEDRRVSWHTTPFEERLLKVLSDEKHCAPRKVFRGKLFHQEEKAE, encoded by the exons ATGTGCCGgtgcgcggcggtggtggcgttcCTCGACGCCGTCCTCGTGGGCTGCCTCCTCTCCTGcttccgcccgcgccgccgccgcggctccggctccggctccggccgccgc GATGCGCTCGTGCACAGGGATCGGGCCGTGGAGGTGCTCTGGGATGACGAGCGAG GATTAGGAAGGAGTGGGAAATCGCACGAGGACTTGACTGATGGTGGCGACATTGATGAGGAGGCGCTTAGGCAAGAG TGTGATAACATGCCAACCAATGCACCAGCAACCAAACTTGCATCACTATTTGAAGCTAATTCATCTGAAGG GTGTGAGGAGCATCATGCACCATCTGAACTGGACATTGAAGATACTCAGCATCTTCTAGGAGTTGAATCAGTTGATCATTCAGCTTTCTTGGAAAAGAGCCCGTTTCAGAACATCCAACACAAGCTGCATGATTGCACTGGTTCACCCTTTGTGACTCCTTTAGTTCTCAGGGATGATATGCAGACCCCTGGAACAGTCTATACTTCACATAGAGGGGCTTCTATGTCTGGAAAGCGTGTGCAGACACGGAAACAATTCATCTACCCTGTCCTGAGACCCATCGAGAACAGAGTTAAGCAGATGGAACTGGCAGAAGATTCTTCACCATTGCTGTCATCCAATCCTCCAAAAAAGAGAAACTTGGAAGAAGATCATGTCATGAAGCCCAAGCAAACATCTTCAAATTCAGTGGCTAAATCAGGATTGTCCAAAACTCCACCAATTTCACGCCAAGTAAAAGAAGCACTCTCTCCTGAGGAGTTATTGGATGGTGGAGAACTATCAAAAACCAAGTCAGATGAAAGAAATGCTGCATTGAGCCTGTCTCACTGGGTGAAATCTTCCTCCAAAGATGTTGAGAATCAAGGTGATGTTAAGGTTGTCGCAGGGGATCAATCATATGATGAGTGCAGCTTTCCAGCCGAGAGACCTGTCTTCATGGCTTCTGATCTTAACTGGGATATCGAGAATCCTACTCCTAAGTTACACAAGACATTCAATGGCAACGGTATtcccaacaccaccaccagatACAAAGAG GATCGAAGGGTTAGTTGGCACACCACACCCTTCGAGGAAAGGCTACTGAAGGTGTTATCGGATGAGAAGCATTGCGCTCCAAG GAAAGTTTTTCGTGGAAAGTTGTTCCATCAAGAGGAGAAAGCCGAATAG
- the LOC117852200 gene encoding protein JASON isoform X1, whose product MCRCAAVVAFLDAVLVGCLLSCFRPRRRRGSGSGSGRRDALVHRDRAVEVLWDDERGLGRSGKSHEDLTDGGDIDEEALRQEANYLKLCGTISETPAELQNVCDNMPTNAPATKLASLFEANSSEGCEEHHAPSELDIEDTQHLLGVESVDHSAFLEKSPFQNIQHKLHDCTGSPFVTPLVLRDDMQTPGTVYTSHRGASMSGKRVQTRKQFIYPVLRPIENRVKQMELAEDSSPLLSSNPPKKRNLEEDHVMKPKQTSSNSVAKSGLSKTPPISRQVKEALSPEELLDGGELSKTKSDERNAALSLSHWVKSSSKDVENQGDVKVVAGDQSYDECSFPAERPVFMASDLNWDIENPTPKLHKTFNGNGIPNTTTRYKEDRRVSWHTTPFEERLLKVLSDEKHCAPRKVFRGKLFHQEEKAE is encoded by the exons ATGTGCCGgtgcgcggcggtggtggcgttcCTCGACGCCGTCCTCGTGGGCTGCCTCCTCTCCTGcttccgcccgcgccgccgccgcggctccggctccggctccggccgccgc GATGCGCTCGTGCACAGGGATCGGGCCGTGGAGGTGCTCTGGGATGACGAGCGAG GATTAGGAAGGAGTGGGAAATCGCACGAGGACTTGACTGATGGTGGCGACATTGATGAGGAGGCGCTTAGGCAAGAG GCAAATTACCTCAAGTTATGTGGCACTATATCTGAAACCCCAGCTGAACTTCAGAATGTG TGTGATAACATGCCAACCAATGCACCAGCAACCAAACTTGCATCACTATTTGAAGCTAATTCATCTGAAGG GTGTGAGGAGCATCATGCACCATCTGAACTGGACATTGAAGATACTCAGCATCTTCTAGGAGTTGAATCAGTTGATCATTCAGCTTTCTTGGAAAAGAGCCCGTTTCAGAACATCCAACACAAGCTGCATGATTGCACTGGTTCACCCTTTGTGACTCCTTTAGTTCTCAGGGATGATATGCAGACCCCTGGAACAGTCTATACTTCACATAGAGGGGCTTCTATGTCTGGAAAGCGTGTGCAGACACGGAAACAATTCATCTACCCTGTCCTGAGACCCATCGAGAACAGAGTTAAGCAGATGGAACTGGCAGAAGATTCTTCACCATTGCTGTCATCCAATCCTCCAAAAAAGAGAAACTTGGAAGAAGATCATGTCATGAAGCCCAAGCAAACATCTTCAAATTCAGTGGCTAAATCAGGATTGTCCAAAACTCCACCAATTTCACGCCAAGTAAAAGAAGCACTCTCTCCTGAGGAGTTATTGGATGGTGGAGAACTATCAAAAACCAAGTCAGATGAAAGAAATGCTGCATTGAGCCTGTCTCACTGGGTGAAATCTTCCTCCAAAGATGTTGAGAATCAAGGTGATGTTAAGGTTGTCGCAGGGGATCAATCATATGATGAGTGCAGCTTTCCAGCCGAGAGACCTGTCTTCATGGCTTCTGATCTTAACTGGGATATCGAGAATCCTACTCCTAAGTTACACAAGACATTCAATGGCAACGGTATtcccaacaccaccaccagatACAAAGAG GATCGAAGGGTTAGTTGGCACACCACACCCTTCGAGGAAAGGCTACTGAAGGTGTTATCGGATGAGAAGCATTGCGCTCCAAG GAAAGTTTTTCGTGGAAAGTTGTTCCATCAAGAGGAGAAAGCCGAATAG
- the LOC117852200 gene encoding uncharacterized protein isoform X4 has translation MCRCAAVVAFLDAVLVGCLLSCFRPRRRRGSGSGSGRRDALVHRDRAVEVLWDDERGRSGKSHEDLTDGGDIDEEALRQECDNMPTNAPATKLASLFEANSSEGCEEHHAPSELDIEDTQHLLGVESVDHSAFLEKSPFQNIQHKLHDCTGSPFVTPLVLRDDMQTPGTVYTSHRGASMSGKRVQTRKQFIYPVLRPIENRVKQMELAEDSSPLLSSNPPKKRNLEEDHVMKPKQTSSNSVAKSGLSKTPPISRQVKEALSPEELLDGGELSKTKSDERNAALSLSHWVKSSSKDVENQGDVKVVAGDQSYDECSFPAERPVFMASDLNWDIENPTPKLHKTFNGNGIPNTTTRYKEDRRVSWHTTPFEERLLKVLSDEKHCAPRKVFRGKLFHQEEKAE, from the exons ATGTGCCGgtgcgcggcggtggtggcgttcCTCGACGCCGTCCTCGTGGGCTGCCTCCTCTCCTGcttccgcccgcgccgccgccgcggctccggctccggctccggccgccgc GATGCGCTCGTGCACAGGGATCGGGCCGTGGAGGTGCTCTGGGATGACGAGCGAG GAAGGAGTGGGAAATCGCACGAGGACTTGACTGATGGTGGCGACATTGATGAGGAGGCGCTTAGGCAAGAG TGTGATAACATGCCAACCAATGCACCAGCAACCAAACTTGCATCACTATTTGAAGCTAATTCATCTGAAGG GTGTGAGGAGCATCATGCACCATCTGAACTGGACATTGAAGATACTCAGCATCTTCTAGGAGTTGAATCAGTTGATCATTCAGCTTTCTTGGAAAAGAGCCCGTTTCAGAACATCCAACACAAGCTGCATGATTGCACTGGTTCACCCTTTGTGACTCCTTTAGTTCTCAGGGATGATATGCAGACCCCTGGAACAGTCTATACTTCACATAGAGGGGCTTCTATGTCTGGAAAGCGTGTGCAGACACGGAAACAATTCATCTACCCTGTCCTGAGACCCATCGAGAACAGAGTTAAGCAGATGGAACTGGCAGAAGATTCTTCACCATTGCTGTCATCCAATCCTCCAAAAAAGAGAAACTTGGAAGAAGATCATGTCATGAAGCCCAAGCAAACATCTTCAAATTCAGTGGCTAAATCAGGATTGTCCAAAACTCCACCAATTTCACGCCAAGTAAAAGAAGCACTCTCTCCTGAGGAGTTATTGGATGGTGGAGAACTATCAAAAACCAAGTCAGATGAAAGAAATGCTGCATTGAGCCTGTCTCACTGGGTGAAATCTTCCTCCAAAGATGTTGAGAATCAAGGTGATGTTAAGGTTGTCGCAGGGGATCAATCATATGATGAGTGCAGCTTTCCAGCCGAGAGACCTGTCTTCATGGCTTCTGATCTTAACTGGGATATCGAGAATCCTACTCCTAAGTTACACAAGACATTCAATGGCAACGGTATtcccaacaccaccaccagatACAAAGAG GATCGAAGGGTTAGTTGGCACACCACACCCTTCGAGGAAAGGCTACTGAAGGTGTTATCGGATGAGAAGCATTGCGCTCCAAG GAAAGTTTTTCGTGGAAAGTTGTTCCATCAAGAGGAGAAAGCCGAATAG
- the LOC117852200 gene encoding protein JASON isoform X2 — MCRCAAVVAFLDAVLVGCLLSCFRPRRRRGSGSGSGRRDALVHRDRAVEVLWDDERGRSGKSHEDLTDGGDIDEEALRQEANYLKLCGTISETPAELQNVCDNMPTNAPATKLASLFEANSSEGCEEHHAPSELDIEDTQHLLGVESVDHSAFLEKSPFQNIQHKLHDCTGSPFVTPLVLRDDMQTPGTVYTSHRGASMSGKRVQTRKQFIYPVLRPIENRVKQMELAEDSSPLLSSNPPKKRNLEEDHVMKPKQTSSNSVAKSGLSKTPPISRQVKEALSPEELLDGGELSKTKSDERNAALSLSHWVKSSSKDVENQGDVKVVAGDQSYDECSFPAERPVFMASDLNWDIENPTPKLHKTFNGNGIPNTTTRYKEDRRVSWHTTPFEERLLKVLSDEKHCAPRKVFRGKLFHQEEKAE; from the exons ATGTGCCGgtgcgcggcggtggtggcgttcCTCGACGCCGTCCTCGTGGGCTGCCTCCTCTCCTGcttccgcccgcgccgccgccgcggctccggctccggctccggccgccgc GATGCGCTCGTGCACAGGGATCGGGCCGTGGAGGTGCTCTGGGATGACGAGCGAG GAAGGAGTGGGAAATCGCACGAGGACTTGACTGATGGTGGCGACATTGATGAGGAGGCGCTTAGGCAAGAG GCAAATTACCTCAAGTTATGTGGCACTATATCTGAAACCCCAGCTGAACTTCAGAATGTG TGTGATAACATGCCAACCAATGCACCAGCAACCAAACTTGCATCACTATTTGAAGCTAATTCATCTGAAGG GTGTGAGGAGCATCATGCACCATCTGAACTGGACATTGAAGATACTCAGCATCTTCTAGGAGTTGAATCAGTTGATCATTCAGCTTTCTTGGAAAAGAGCCCGTTTCAGAACATCCAACACAAGCTGCATGATTGCACTGGTTCACCCTTTGTGACTCCTTTAGTTCTCAGGGATGATATGCAGACCCCTGGAACAGTCTATACTTCACATAGAGGGGCTTCTATGTCTGGAAAGCGTGTGCAGACACGGAAACAATTCATCTACCCTGTCCTGAGACCCATCGAGAACAGAGTTAAGCAGATGGAACTGGCAGAAGATTCTTCACCATTGCTGTCATCCAATCCTCCAAAAAAGAGAAACTTGGAAGAAGATCATGTCATGAAGCCCAAGCAAACATCTTCAAATTCAGTGGCTAAATCAGGATTGTCCAAAACTCCACCAATTTCACGCCAAGTAAAAGAAGCACTCTCTCCTGAGGAGTTATTGGATGGTGGAGAACTATCAAAAACCAAGTCAGATGAAAGAAATGCTGCATTGAGCCTGTCTCACTGGGTGAAATCTTCCTCCAAAGATGTTGAGAATCAAGGTGATGTTAAGGTTGTCGCAGGGGATCAATCATATGATGAGTGCAGCTTTCCAGCCGAGAGACCTGTCTTCATGGCTTCTGATCTTAACTGGGATATCGAGAATCCTACTCCTAAGTTACACAAGACATTCAATGGCAACGGTATtcccaacaccaccaccagatACAAAGAG GATCGAAGGGTTAGTTGGCACACCACACCCTTCGAGGAAAGGCTACTGAAGGTGTTATCGGATGAGAAGCATTGCGCTCCAAG GAAAGTTTTTCGTGGAAAGTTGTTCCATCAAGAGGAGAAAGCCGAATAG
- the LOC117852199 gene encoding molybdenum cofactor sulfurase isoform X2, with product MAQSKEEFLEQFGGDYGYPDAPRGIDELRAADFKRLEGMVYLDHAGAALYSEAQMANVAKDLMSNVYGNPHSQSDSSMATSDLVTSVRHQVLKYFNASPRDYKCIFTSGATAALKLVGECFPWSRESCYMYTMENHNSVLGIREYALSKGATVSAVDVEEVTDPSKNLGSDSLFNISKHSNQRRGDDVLLHNYQNGSLTAISGNNLNLFAFPSECNFSGHKFNLSLVKLIKERKFLSASQQQGRWMVLIDAAKGCTTEPPNLTVCPADFVVCSFYKIFGYPTGLGALIVKNEAASLLNKTYFSGGTVAASIADIDFVQKRKSIEQVLEDGTISFLSISSLRYGFEIIDMLTISAIARHTASLATYVRKKMMDLKHSNEKNVCIIYGQQASKVKDLKMGPTITFNLKREDGTWFGYREVEKLASLSGIHLRTGCFCNPGACAKYLGLSHSDLVSNFEAGHVCWDDNDIINGKPTGAVRISFGYMSTYEDAEEFLKFLQSSFVSKAVGLTNGYMVNMDIPNFVDDWSQQAISDIRLKSITIYPVKSCQGFSVQGWPLTIGGLKYDREWLLQGSGGEILTQKKVPELSSIRTLIDLELGKLFLESPKRKDKLQISVLENWTHLSAEVDVYGQRYEVQTYGDKVNSWFSDAIGHPCTFMRCLSSKYRSCTINGRRDRLCRDTRSKLSFVNEGQLLLVSEASITDLNSRLSSGNGNGKQRVFVDAMRFRPNIVVSGSTPYNEDNWKRLNIGEAYFTSMGGCNRCQMINLYQSSGQVIKSKEPLATLASYRRQKGKILFGILLNYEDSTDGEDETIVERWIKVGQEVYPSTE from the exons ATGGCGCAGAGCAAGGAGGAGTTCTTGGAGCAGTTCGGCGGGGACTACGGCTACCCGGACGCTCCCAGGGGAATCGACGAGCTGCGGGCCGCCGATTTCAAGCGGCTGGAAG GGATGGTTTACCTGGATCATGCTGGTGCGGCGCTGTACTCAGAGGCACAGATGGCGAATGTTGCCAAAGACCTTATGTCGAATGTCTATGGAAATCCTC ATAGCCAGAGTGATTCAAGCATGGCTACAAGTGATCTTGTTACTTCTGTGCGGCATCAG GTCCTAAAATACTTCAACGCATCTCCAAGGGACTACAAATGTATATTTACCTCTGGGGCAACAGCAGCTCTAAAACTTGTTGGCGAATGTTTTCCATGGAGTAGAGAAAGCTGCTACATGTACACAATGGAAAATCACAATAGTGTGCTTGGGATAAGAGA GTATGCTCTGAGCAAAGGAGCTACTGTATCGGCAGTTGATGTTGAAGAGGTTACTGATCCATCAAAGAATCTTGGAAGTGATAGTTTGTTTAACATTTCAAAACACTCAAACCAAAGAAGAGGTGATGATGTGCTTTTGCATAACTATCAGAATGGAAGCCTGACAGCTATTTCAG GAAACAATTTAAATCTATTTGCATTCCCTTCAGAGTGCAATTTCTCAGGACACAAGTTCAATCTAAGCTTGGTCAAGCTCATCAAGGAAAGGAAATTTTTGAGTGCATCACAGCAACA GGGCCGCTGGATGGTTTTGATAGATGCTGCAAAAGGATGTACAACTGAACCACCAAACTTAACCGTGTGTCCTGCTGATTTTGTTGTCTGTTCGTTCTACAAG ATATTTGGCTACCCAACTGGTCTTGGTGCCTTAATTGTAAAAAATG AGGCTGCTAGTTTACTGAACAAGACATACTTCAGTGGAG GAACGGTGGCTGCTTCAATTGCTGACATTGACTttgttcagaaaagaaaaagcaTTGAACAAGTTCTTGAGGATGGAACAATCTCATTCTTGAGCATATCCTCTCTTCGATATGGATTTGAGATAATTGATATGCTAACTATCTCAGCTATTGCACG GCATACTGCATCTCTTGCTACTTATGtgagaaagaaaatgatggATTTGAAGCACAGCAATGAGAAAAATGTTTGCATAATCTACGGACAACAAGCTTCTAAG GTGAAAGATCTGAAGATGGGTCCTACAATCACATTCAATTTGAAAAGAGAAGATGGCACCTGGTTTGGATATCGCGAGGTGGAGAAGCTTGCTTCCTTGTCAGGAATTCATTTACGT ACAGGCTGCTTCTGTAATCCTGGTGCATGTGCTAAGTACCTTGGCTTGTCACACTCAGATCTAGTTTCTAATTTTGAG GCTGGGCATGTTTGTTGGGATGATAATGACATAATAAATGGAAAACCAACTGGTGCTGTGAGGATATCATTTGGCTACATGTCCACATATGAAGATGCAGAG GAATTTCTTAAGTTCCTGCAATCATCTTTTGTGTCCAAAGCTGTAGGATTGACCAATGGCTACATGGTGAACATGGATATTCCTAATTTTGTAG ATGATTGGAGCCAACAAGCTATTTCAGATATCCGTTTAAAATCCATAACTATATATCCTGTGAAATCTTGCCAAGGATTTAGTGTGCAGGGTTGGCCACTGACAATTGGTG GTTTAAAATATGATAGAGAGTGGCTTCTCCAAGGATCAGGTGGTGAAATTTTGACACAGAAAAAG GTGCCAGAGTTGAGTTCTATCCGCACATTGATTGACCTGGAACTTGGGAAACTCTTCTTAGAGTCGCCAAAACGCAAGGATAAATTGCAAATATCTGTTCTAGAGAATTGGACTCATCTAAGTGCAGAAGTAGATGTTTATGGTCAAAG GTACGAGGTACAAACTTATGGTGACAAGGTAAACTCCTGGTTCAGCGATGCTATTGGACATCCTTGTACCTTTATGAGATGCTTGAGCTCCAAGTACCGTTCCTGCACAATTAACGGCAGGAGAGATCGCCTATGTAGAGATACTCGAAGCAAACTTAGTTTTGTCAATGAAGGACAACTGCTACTTGTTTCCGAAGCAAGCATAACTGATCTCAACAGCCGGTTAAGTTCTG GTAATGGAAATGGTAAGCAACGGGTGTTTGTTGACGCAATGAGATTTCGTCCAAATATTGTTGTCTCTGGGTCCACACCATACAACGAGGATAACTGGAAAAGGCTTAACATTGGGGAGGCGTATTTTACT TCTATGGGAGGATGTAACCGCTGTCAGATGATCAACCTGTACCAGAGCTCAGGGCAGGTGATCAAGTCGAAAGAACCACTGGCAACTTTAGCATCATATAGACGACAAAAG GGTAAGATTTTGTTTGGCATCCTGCTGAACTATGAAGACAGTACGGATGGAGAAGATGAGACCATTGTAGAGAGATGGATCAAAGTGGGGCAAGAGGTGTATCCTTCTACCGAATGA
- the LOC117852199 gene encoding molybdenum cofactor sulfurase isoform X1, with product MAQSKEEFLEQFGGDYGYPDAPRGIDELRAADFKRLEGMVYLDHAGAALYSEAQMANVAKDLMSNVYGNPHSQSDSSMATSDLVTSVRHQVLKYFNASPRDYKCIFTSGATAALKLVGECFPWSRESCYMYTMENHNSVLGIREYALSKGATVSAVDVEEVTDPSKNLGSDSLFNISKHSNQRRGDDVLLHNYQNGSLTAISGNNLNLFAFPSECNFSGHKFNLSLVKLIKERKFLSASQQQGRWMVLIDAAKGCTTEPPNLTVCPADFVVCSFYKIFGYPTGLGALIVKNEAASLLNKTYFSGGTVAASIADIDFVQKRKSIEQVLEDGTISFLSISSLRYGFEIIDMLTISAIARHTASLATYVRKKMMDLKHSNEKNVCIIYGQQASKVKDLKMGPTITFNLKREDGTWFGYREVEKLASLSGIHLRTGCFCNPGACAKYLGLSHSDLVSNFEAGHVCWDDNDIINGKPTGAVRISFGYMSTYEDAEEFLKFLQSSFVSKAVGLTNGYMVNMDIPNFVDDWSQQAISDIRLKSITIYPVKSCQGFSVQGWPLTIGGLKYDREWLLQGSGGEILTQKKVPELSSIRTLIDLELGKLFLESPKRKDKLQISVLENWTHLSAEVDVYGQRYEVQTYGDKVNSWFSDAIGHPCTFMRCLSSKYRSCTINGRRDRLCRDTRSKLSFVNEGQLLLVSEASITDLNSRLSSVTQIPGNGNGKQRVFVDAMRFRPNIVVSGSTPYNEDNWKRLNIGEAYFTSMGGCNRCQMINLYQSSGQVIKSKEPLATLASYRRQKGKILFGILLNYEDSTDGEDETIVERWIKVGQEVYPSTE from the exons ATGGCGCAGAGCAAGGAGGAGTTCTTGGAGCAGTTCGGCGGGGACTACGGCTACCCGGACGCTCCCAGGGGAATCGACGAGCTGCGGGCCGCCGATTTCAAGCGGCTGGAAG GGATGGTTTACCTGGATCATGCTGGTGCGGCGCTGTACTCAGAGGCACAGATGGCGAATGTTGCCAAAGACCTTATGTCGAATGTCTATGGAAATCCTC ATAGCCAGAGTGATTCAAGCATGGCTACAAGTGATCTTGTTACTTCTGTGCGGCATCAG GTCCTAAAATACTTCAACGCATCTCCAAGGGACTACAAATGTATATTTACCTCTGGGGCAACAGCAGCTCTAAAACTTGTTGGCGAATGTTTTCCATGGAGTAGAGAAAGCTGCTACATGTACACAATGGAAAATCACAATAGTGTGCTTGGGATAAGAGA GTATGCTCTGAGCAAAGGAGCTACTGTATCGGCAGTTGATGTTGAAGAGGTTACTGATCCATCAAAGAATCTTGGAAGTGATAGTTTGTTTAACATTTCAAAACACTCAAACCAAAGAAGAGGTGATGATGTGCTTTTGCATAACTATCAGAATGGAAGCCTGACAGCTATTTCAG GAAACAATTTAAATCTATTTGCATTCCCTTCAGAGTGCAATTTCTCAGGACACAAGTTCAATCTAAGCTTGGTCAAGCTCATCAAGGAAAGGAAATTTTTGAGTGCATCACAGCAACA GGGCCGCTGGATGGTTTTGATAGATGCTGCAAAAGGATGTACAACTGAACCACCAAACTTAACCGTGTGTCCTGCTGATTTTGTTGTCTGTTCGTTCTACAAG ATATTTGGCTACCCAACTGGTCTTGGTGCCTTAATTGTAAAAAATG AGGCTGCTAGTTTACTGAACAAGACATACTTCAGTGGAG GAACGGTGGCTGCTTCAATTGCTGACATTGACTttgttcagaaaagaaaaagcaTTGAACAAGTTCTTGAGGATGGAACAATCTCATTCTTGAGCATATCCTCTCTTCGATATGGATTTGAGATAATTGATATGCTAACTATCTCAGCTATTGCACG GCATACTGCATCTCTTGCTACTTATGtgagaaagaaaatgatggATTTGAAGCACAGCAATGAGAAAAATGTTTGCATAATCTACGGACAACAAGCTTCTAAG GTGAAAGATCTGAAGATGGGTCCTACAATCACATTCAATTTGAAAAGAGAAGATGGCACCTGGTTTGGATATCGCGAGGTGGAGAAGCTTGCTTCCTTGTCAGGAATTCATTTACGT ACAGGCTGCTTCTGTAATCCTGGTGCATGTGCTAAGTACCTTGGCTTGTCACACTCAGATCTAGTTTCTAATTTTGAG GCTGGGCATGTTTGTTGGGATGATAATGACATAATAAATGGAAAACCAACTGGTGCTGTGAGGATATCATTTGGCTACATGTCCACATATGAAGATGCAGAG GAATTTCTTAAGTTCCTGCAATCATCTTTTGTGTCCAAAGCTGTAGGATTGACCAATGGCTACATGGTGAACATGGATATTCCTAATTTTGTAG ATGATTGGAGCCAACAAGCTATTTCAGATATCCGTTTAAAATCCATAACTATATATCCTGTGAAATCTTGCCAAGGATTTAGTGTGCAGGGTTGGCCACTGACAATTGGTG GTTTAAAATATGATAGAGAGTGGCTTCTCCAAGGATCAGGTGGTGAAATTTTGACACAGAAAAAG GTGCCAGAGTTGAGTTCTATCCGCACATTGATTGACCTGGAACTTGGGAAACTCTTCTTAGAGTCGCCAAAACGCAAGGATAAATTGCAAATATCTGTTCTAGAGAATTGGACTCATCTAAGTGCAGAAGTAGATGTTTATGGTCAAAG GTACGAGGTACAAACTTATGGTGACAAGGTAAACTCCTGGTTCAGCGATGCTATTGGACATCCTTGTACCTTTATGAGATGCTTGAGCTCCAAGTACCGTTCCTGCACAATTAACGGCAGGAGAGATCGCCTATGTAGAGATACTCGAAGCAAACTTAGTTTTGTCAATGAAGGACAACTGCTACTTGTTTCCGAAGCAAGCATAACTGATCTCAACAGCCGGTTAAGTTCTG TTACACAAATTCCAGGTAATGGAAATGGTAAGCAACGGGTGTTTGTTGACGCAATGAGATTTCGTCCAAATATTGTTGTCTCTGGGTCCACACCATACAACGAGGATAACTGGAAAAGGCTTAACATTGGGGAGGCGTATTTTACT TCTATGGGAGGATGTAACCGCTGTCAGATGATCAACCTGTACCAGAGCTCAGGGCAGGTGATCAAGTCGAAAGAACCACTGGCAACTTTAGCATCATATAGACGACAAAAG GGTAAGATTTTGTTTGGCATCCTGCTGAACTATGAAGACAGTACGGATGGAGAAGATGAGACCATTGTAGAGAGATGGATCAAAGTGGGGCAAGAGGTGTATCCTTCTACCGAATGA
- the LOC117852201 gene encoding OVARIAN TUMOR DOMAIN-containing deubiquitinating enzyme 11, with translation MSGEQDHVSKSSSSSISSSTQESEEEVSVTIGSLLAQAKNGSGHSLGKRLSHLGSIPYTPRVNGKIPNVDNATLDHERLLERLGTYGLAEFQIEGDGNCQFRALADQIFRNPDYHKHVRKAVMKQLKEFRKQYESYVPMEYKVYLKRMKRSGEWGDHLTLQAAADRFGAKICLLTSFRDTCLIEIVPRDLTPTKELWLSFWCEVHYNSLYGIDDLLTRKTKKKHWLF, from the exons ATGTCTGGAGAGCAGGATCATGTTAGTAAAAGCTCTAGCTCAAGCATCAGTAGCAGTACTCAGGAGAGCGAGGAGGAAGTAAGTGTAACCATTGGTAGCCTCCTTGCCCAAGCAAAGAACGGCAGTGGACATAGTCTTGGGAAGCGCTTGTCCCATTTGGGGTCAATACCG TACACTCCCCGAGTTAATGGAAAAATTCCCAATGTTGATAATGCAACACTGGATCACGAAAGATTGCTGGAAAG GTTGGGTACTTATGGTTTGGCTGAATTTCAAATAGAGGGGGATGGGAATTGTCAG TTCCGAGCTTTGGCAGACCAGATATTTCGCAATCCTGACTATCACAAACATGTGAGAAAGGCTGTCATGAAACAG CTAAAGGAATTCAGAAAACAGTATGAAAGCTATGTACCAATGGAATATAAGGTGTATTTGAAGAGAATGAAAAG ATCTGGGGAATGGGGAGATCATCTGACCTTACAAGCAGCCGCAGATCGG TTTGGTGCCAAAATCTGTTTGCTGACATCATTTAGAGACACCTGCTTGATTGAAATAGTCCCCAGGGATCTGACTCCCACGAAAG AGCTTTGGCTAAGCTTCTGGTGCGAAGTACACTATAATTCCTTATATGGAATTGACG ATCTCCTGACTCGCAAGACCAAGAAGAAGCACTGGCTGTTCTAG